The DNA segment TCAATGGTAAGCATTACAGCTTCTGTACCATTTGGGCCAGGCACAATTTTTTCCTGCACCTTCCTATGTCCATCAATGCTTATGATCTCAGATTTTtgagatatcttcttcttcttctttttaataaaGCAACACAGAGCTACTGAGAGGAATGCAAGAAAGAACAGACCACCCAAGGATACAAATACAATAATGATTGTGGTGTGGTGCGAAGGTCCAGGTGATGGTGGAACAA comes from the Papaver somniferum cultivar HN1 unplaced genomic scaffold, ASM357369v1 unplaced-scaffold_11965, whole genome shotgun sequence genome and includes:
- the LOC113330881 gene encoding extensin-1-like, with product MAPPPKKPPTPAVRAPPPPRHFSPPPSPMIKPPPRPLAPPPPHIVPPSPGPSHHTTIIIVFVSLGGLFFLAFLSVALCCFIKKKKKKISQKSEIISIDGHRKVQEKIVPGPNGTEAVMLT